In Shewanella sp. VB17, a single genomic region encodes these proteins:
- a CDS encoding alpha/beta fold hydrolase codes for MSRALNPQACLQPQVPQLTFSSEQALNTLKQQDFWDNVTQSVIKTHDNITLAYALIEHPQSHKAIVISNGRVESYLKYQELIFDLYHQGYSIYAIDHRGQGLSSRITANPHQGHIDKFSTYVDDFSYFMDMVVIPKQHQALFLVGHSMGSAIGTLYIETHPTIFNAAVFSAPMYGIKLPVSQSAIRWLAQKLDTTSDSKAPNYVLGGKDYTPDKFANNDLTRSQLRYHHYRRLYQRQPTLQLGSPTNHWLIESIDVLEQTIQAAKNSPIPILILQADEDTIIDNAAQHRAVGNVCQLVNIPHARHEIFMEQDESRNMALTALVDFLQTHSV; via the coding sequence ATGTCACGAGCTCTTAACCCGCAAGCTTGTTTGCAGCCTCAAGTACCTCAACTCACATTTTCATCTGAACAGGCGTTAAACACCCTCAAACAGCAAGATTTTTGGGATAACGTCACGCAATCGGTTATCAAGACTCACGACAATATCACGTTAGCTTATGCCCTCATTGAGCACCCACAAAGCCACAAAGCCATTGTTATCAGTAATGGTCGAGTCGAGTCTTACCTTAAATACCAAGAGCTGATTTTCGACCTATACCACCAAGGCTATAGCATCTACGCCATTGATCATCGTGGTCAGGGGTTATCAAGCCGTATCACAGCTAATCCTCATCAGGGGCATATTGATAAGTTCAGTACCTATGTTGATGATTTCAGCTATTTCATGGACATGGTTGTCATACCTAAGCAACATCAAGCACTGTTTCTCGTGGGGCATTCTATGGGCAGTGCCATAGGAACGCTCTATATCGAAACGCATCCAACAATATTCAACGCGGCCGTATTTTCAGCCCCAATGTATGGTATTAAACTGCCTGTTAGCCAAAGCGCTATTCGTTGGTTAGCCCAAAAACTCGACACAACATCAGACAGTAAAGCGCCAAATTATGTTTTAGGCGGCAAAGATTATACTCCTGATAAATTTGCCAATAATGATCTAACCCGCAGTCAATTACGCTATCACCATTATCGTCGCCTTTATCAACGACAGCCAACACTTCAACTCGGCTCACCCACCAATCATTGGCTCATTGAATCCATTGATGTACTAGAACAAACGATACAAGCTGCCAAAAACAGCCCTATCCCCATCTTAATACTGCAGGCCGATGAAGACACCATCATTGATAATGCCGCTCAACATCGCGCCGTCGGTAATGTGTGCCAGCTTGTCAACATCCCCCATGCACGCCATGAAATTTTTATGGAGCAAGATGAGAGTCGAAATATGGCATTAACAGCATTGGTTGATTTCTTGCAAACACATAGTGTTTAA
- a CDS encoding DUF885 family protein — MYKILAYCILTISLSACQIKNISLTEQHALQAQKNAPLQHLIDEAWEITLDADPNFAYDQGRLSQAGKLTDMSSATLAKLNIRREQLLGSLKSLDKSNLSKENKINAQILQNQLQNNVDLYKYKDHYQPISSESGFHSDIASITQARFATAQDYLNYLAKLEALPEYFAQQTYWLQQGLTTGITPPKVTLNGFENSIRAFILPVEKSGYFTPFTQYPTHFSHAQKVTFTEQGRTLVENTVLPLYQEFYDFITQEYIPAARTSIATANLTDGKAFYENRVRYYTTLDMNSDQVHLLGLQEVKRIRGEMDKVIAEVGFKGTFAEFLNFLRTDPQFYPKTKQELLKEAAYIAKKADAILPKFFGKLPRTPYGIKEVPAEIAPKYTTGRYSGSNRSDEPGYYWVNTYALNKRPLYEMEALTLHEAVPGHHLQISLNTELTSLPKFRRYSYISAFGEGWGLYCEYLGLEAGFYQDPYSNFGRLTYEMWRAARLVVDTGMHAKGWSRQQALDFMASNTALSLHNVTTEIDRYITWPGQALSYKIGELTIKRLRTQAEQQLGDQFDIRSFHDAILEHGSVPMLVLEQQIQDFISAQK, encoded by the coding sequence ATGTACAAGATACTTGCTTATTGCATACTGACAATCAGCTTAAGCGCCTGCCAAATAAAAAATATCTCATTAACTGAGCAGCACGCTCTGCAAGCACAAAAAAATGCCCCACTGCAACACTTAATAGATGAAGCCTGGGAAATAACATTGGATGCCGATCCAAACTTTGCCTACGATCAAGGCCGCCTATCCCAAGCAGGAAAACTCACGGATATGTCGTCGGCTACTCTAGCAAAGCTCAATATAAGACGTGAACAGCTGCTTGGCTCTCTTAAATCACTCGACAAAAGTAACCTTTCTAAAGAAAATAAAATCAACGCACAGATCTTACAAAACCAGCTACAAAACAATGTCGACCTGTATAAATACAAGGACCATTACCAACCCATCTCATCAGAGAGTGGTTTTCATTCCGATATAGCCTCGATCACCCAAGCCCGCTTTGCTACAGCGCAAGACTATTTAAATTACTTGGCCAAACTTGAGGCCCTACCTGAGTATTTTGCCCAGCAGACTTATTGGTTACAGCAAGGATTAACGACAGGCATTACCCCCCCTAAAGTCACGTTAAATGGATTTGAAAACAGTATTCGCGCTTTTATACTCCCAGTTGAAAAAAGTGGATACTTTACGCCTTTTACCCAATATCCCACACATTTTAGTCATGCACAAAAAGTGACATTCACTGAGCAAGGTCGCACTTTAGTCGAAAATACAGTATTACCTTTGTATCAAGAATTTTATGACTTTATCACTCAAGAATATATACCCGCTGCACGTACCAGCATAGCGACAGCGAACCTCACTGATGGAAAAGCATTCTACGAGAATCGCGTCAGGTATTACACCACCTTAGACATGAACTCAGATCAGGTTCATCTACTGGGCCTACAAGAGGTTAAACGGATTAGAGGCGAAATGGACAAAGTGATCGCTGAGGTCGGCTTTAAAGGCACATTCGCCGAGTTTCTTAATTTTCTGCGAACCGATCCTCAGTTTTACCCCAAAACAAAACAGGAACTGTTAAAAGAGGCGGCCTATATTGCCAAGAAAGCCGATGCTATCTTGCCCAAATTTTTTGGCAAACTACCACGAACCCCTTATGGAATAAAAGAAGTTCCAGCAGAAATAGCCCCAAAATACACCACAGGGCGCTACTCTGGTTCAAACCGCAGTGACGAACCTGGTTATTATTGGGTCAACACTTACGCCTTAAATAAGCGTCCACTCTATGAAATGGAAGCCCTGACACTCCACGAAGCTGTTCCTGGCCACCACCTGCAGATATCCCTCAATACAGAGCTCACTTCACTGCCTAAATTTCGTCGCTATAGTTATATTTCAGCCTTTGGTGAAGGTTGGGGGCTCTATTGTGAGTATCTAGGATTAGAAGCGGGCTTCTACCAAGATCCCTACAGTAATTTCGGCCGCTTAACCTATGAGATGTGGCGTGCAGCACGCTTAGTGGTTGACACCGGAATGCACGCTAAAGGCTGGAGTCGTCAACAAGCACTGGATTTTATGGCCAGCAACACAGCCTTATCATTACATAATGTGACCACCGAAATAGACCGTTATATCACATGGCCAGGCCAAGCTCTGTCGTACAAAATAGGAGAACTCACCATTAAACGCCTACGGACCCAAGCAGAACAGCAGCTAGGTGACCAATTCGATATTCGCTCCTTCCATGATGCTATACTCGAACATGGCTCAGTCCCCATGCTAGTACTAGAGCAGCAAATTCAAGATTTTATTTCGGCCCAAAAATAA
- the hemN gene encoding oxygen-independent coproporphyrinogen III oxidase, producing MNWDQSMIEKYNYSGPRYTSYPTALEFDNSFTENQLLTSIANSCNDKLSLYVHIPFCAKLCYYCGCNKVITRHPHKADQYIEYLAAEIIKRAPLFKNYLVTQIHWGGGTPTFLSPDQIITLSALIKKNFNVADKGEFSIEIDPREIKLSMLDSLKEAGFNRISIGVQDFNKKVQMAVNREQDEQFIFDLMSRAKELGFVSTNIDLIYGLPHQTPQTFAETMRRVLDLDPDRLSVFNYAHLPARFAAQRKIKDQDLASPQQKLEMLHQTIEILTTAGYQYIGMDHFAKPDDELSILQNQGRLHRNFQGYTTQEECDLLGLGVSSISQIGDCYAQNQKDISPYYDSLDKSGHALWKGYSLNHDDKIRRVVIKQLICHFDLDMAKIDEMLAINFEEYFSEDLSLLQTFVDDKLVDITERKITISATGRLLIRNICICFDVYYRQKARQQQFSRVI from the coding sequence ATTAATTGGGATCAGTCAATGATCGAAAAATACAATTACAGCGGCCCCCGTTATACTTCTTATCCTACAGCATTGGAATTCGATAACTCTTTTACCGAAAATCAACTGTTAACCTCAATTGCAAACAGTTGCAATGACAAGCTATCTCTTTATGTTCACATCCCTTTTTGCGCTAAGCTTTGCTACTATTGTGGCTGTAATAAGGTGATCACCCGCCACCCGCATAAAGCCGATCAATATATAGAATATCTTGCCGCAGAGATCATTAAACGTGCTCCTCTTTTTAAAAACTACCTTGTGACTCAGATCCATTGGGGCGGTGGTACACCTACGTTCTTAAGTCCAGATCAGATTATTACGCTTTCGGCGCTCATCAAAAAAAACTTCAATGTTGCCGACAAAGGTGAGTTCTCCATCGAGATAGACCCACGTGAAATTAAGCTATCTATGTTAGATTCACTAAAAGAAGCGGGCTTTAATCGAATTTCTATCGGTGTACAAGATTTCAATAAGAAAGTACAGATGGCAGTTAATCGTGAACAAGATGAACAATTTATCTTCGATTTGATGAGCAGAGCAAAAGAACTGGGCTTTGTATCGACAAACATTGACCTGATCTACGGCTTGCCACATCAAACACCACAAACGTTCGCAGAGACAATGCGGCGAGTATTAGATCTCGATCCCGACCGCCTATCTGTATTTAACTACGCTCATCTGCCTGCACGTTTCGCGGCTCAGCGTAAAATTAAAGACCAAGATTTAGCATCCCCTCAGCAAAAGCTGGAGATGCTACACCAGACAATTGAAATATTAACCACTGCGGGTTACCAATACATTGGCATGGATCATTTTGCTAAGCCCGATGACGAACTATCGATACTGCAAAACCAAGGACGCCTTCACAGAAACTTCCAAGGTTACACCACTCAAGAGGAATGCGATTTATTAGGCTTAGGAGTCTCGTCAATCAGCCAGATCGGTGATTGTTATGCACAAAATCAAAAAGACATAAGCCCATACTACGATTCACTTGACAAGTCTGGCCACGCTTTATGGAAAGGGTATAGCTTAAATCATGATGATAAAATACGTCGTGTGGTAATTAAGCAATTGATCTGTCACTTCGATTTAGATATGGCAAAAATAGATGAGATGCTAGCGATTAACTTTGAAGAATACTTCAGCGAAGATCTTAGCTTACTGCAAACCTTTGTTGACGATAAACTCGTCGATATTACAGAGCGAAAGATCACCATTAGTGCCACAGGCCGTTTGCTCATTCGTAATATCTGTATCTGTTTTGATGTTTATTATCGTCAAAAAGCAAGACAACAGCAGTTTTCTCGAGTGATCTAA
- a CDS encoding DUF2489 domain-containing protein, producing MTIVLLTLSGILVIFLTCYASILILKLRKQTADKVTKQAELDIAQQAKLDEHLDSIRYIAAAMLDDRCELSEGVMRIAKLFGIISMSEQVAHDYPAIFKHFAVIESHPIMAKRKQLEKKARMKLDYARMCSEAELKTDILHEAKLLTSFTPPPLH from the coding sequence ATGACAATAGTGCTACTTACATTAAGCGGTATCCTAGTAATCTTTCTCACCTGCTATGCAAGCATACTCATCTTAAAGCTACGCAAGCAAACCGCGGACAAGGTAACAAAACAAGCTGAACTTGACATTGCACAGCAAGCTAAACTAGATGAACATTTAGACAGTATCCGATATATTGCCGCCGCAATGCTAGATGATAGGTGTGAGTTATCTGAAGGTGTGATGAGAATCGCTAAACTATTCGGCATTATCTCAATGTCTGAGCAAGTCGCTCACGATTATCCCGCTATTTTTAAACACTTCGCTGTCATCGAATCTCACCCTATCATGGCAAAAAGAAAGCAACTTGAAAAAAAAGCTCGCATGAAACTGGACTATGCGCGTATGTGTTCAGAAGCTGAACTAAAAACAGATATTCTACACGAAGCTAAACTGCTCACCTCATTCACCCCTCCTCCCTTACATTGA
- the yihI gene encoding Der GTPase-activating protein YihI yields MAHSKKSRKANENAPKLAPRTKKKERVLAGKKKDSGNQAGSRHNENIVAQPQGAGAKKKDPRHGSKTPVKLVLPTQVITPKKEKGPKLNDEQKLLKLEDDPRLNQLLDMLEEGKELPQDDQKWLEKQITQIETLMDKLGITEADDLEHVMKSVTENSDDDLLNKFESGADLLKDFQNKE; encoded by the coding sequence ATGGCACACTCTAAAAAATCCCGTAAAGCTAATGAAAATGCACCTAAGTTAGCCCCAAGAACCAAGAAGAAAGAACGTGTTTTAGCAGGTAAAAAGAAAGATTCTGGCAACCAGGCTGGAAGTCGCCACAATGAGAATATTGTCGCACAACCACAAGGCGCTGGCGCAAAGAAGAAAGATCCACGACACGGCAGTAAAACACCAGTCAAATTGGTGCTCCCGACTCAGGTTATCACACCTAAAAAAGAGAAAGGACCTAAACTCAACGATGAGCAGAAACTCCTAAAGTTAGAAGATGATCCCAGATTAAATCAGCTACTCGATATGCTTGAAGAAGGTAAAGAATTACCTCAAGATGATCAAAAGTGGCTTGAAAAGCAGATCACTCAAATCGAAACACTGATGGACAAATTGGGCATTACTGAAGCTGACGATCTTGAACATGTCATGAAATCTGTCACTGAGAATAGCGATGATGACCTGCTCAATAAATTTGAATCAGGTGCTGATCTCCTTAAAGATTTTCAAAACAAAGAGTAA
- a CDS encoding class I SAM-dependent methyltransferase yields MRRCPLCHNTQTWLFHRNKKRDVYTCNHCNLVFSDASAHLPPQVEKLRYQQSCQKKQSALSQFMFNLSAQCQQGTTSPLSGLNFGRVLQTSSLSKINSQQHSMVQYDPFFAPDHELLKRHYDYIGCYQVFEHFRSPFKEWALLSSMLKPGGWLAINTKLLTDLSSFDRWHHKNNPTHVSFYQHSTFEFLAEQTGFKLSFAPNDLILVQKPSGSDIKRSQS; encoded by the coding sequence ATGCGCAGATGCCCCCTTTGCCACAATACTCAAACATGGCTATTTCATCGCAATAAAAAACGCGACGTGTACACCTGTAATCATTGTAATTTAGTCTTTTCCGACGCGAGCGCTCACCTTCCTCCCCAAGTAGAGAAGCTGAGATATCAACAAAGCTGCCAAAAAAAACAATCCGCACTCTCTCAATTTATGTTCAATTTAAGTGCGCAGTGCCAACAAGGAACAACCTCTCCTCTATCTGGGCTTAATTTTGGCAGAGTATTACAAACAAGTTCACTGTCGAAGATTAACTCACAGCAACATAGTATGGTCCAATATGACCCCTTTTTCGCTCCCGATCATGAGTTGTTAAAGCGACACTATGACTATATTGGTTGTTATCAAGTTTTTGAACATTTTAGATCGCCCTTCAAAGAATGGGCACTCTTGAGCAGTATGCTTAAACCTGGGGGCTGGCTTGCCATTAACACTAAATTACTCACCGATCTTAGCTCCTTCGATCGATGGCATCATAAAAATAATCCCACTCATGTCAGCTTTTATCAACACTCAACCTTCGAGTTCCTAGCCGAACAGACTGGTTTTAAGCTATCATTCGCACCAAACGATCTCATTTTGGTGCAAAAACCATCAGGATCTGATATAAAACGCAGCCAAAGCTAG
- a CDS encoding cytochrome c4 produces MKKLALTLSVLAFISSPTMAEGNAETGKTKAIVCSACHGVDGNSMIDMYPKLAGQHATYLEKQLHDFKSAAQTGGKEGRNDPIMGGMAMMLSEQDVKDVAAFYASQAQTQVEVTDIPKLGEQLYKSGDVARGITACIACHGPEGAGSELAGFPTIGGQHANYIKIQLNKFHDTSRNNDLNGMMQDVASKLAAEDIEALSKYISSLK; encoded by the coding sequence ATGAAAAAGTTAGCTCTTACGCTATCTGTTTTAGCCTTTATTTCTTCACCTACTATGGCTGAAGGTAATGCTGAAACCGGAAAAACTAAAGCCATAGTTTGTTCAGCCTGTCACGGTGTTGATGGTAACAGCATGATAGATATGTACCCTAAACTTGCAGGACAACACGCCACTTATCTTGAAAAGCAGTTACACGATTTTAAAAGTGCAGCTCAAACAGGTGGTAAAGAAGGCCGTAACGATCCCATCATGGGTGGAATGGCTATGATGCTTAGCGAACAAGATGTTAAAGATGTCGCGGCATTTTACGCTTCACAGGCTCAAACTCAAGTCGAAGTAACCGATATTCCAAAATTAGGAGAACAACTATACAAGAGCGGTGATGTCGCTCGTGGCATCACTGCCTGTATTGCTTGTCATGGACCCGAAGGTGCAGGTTCTGAATTAGCAGGTTTTCCGACTATCGGCGGTCAACATGCAAACTATATAAAGATCCAGTTAAATAAATTTCATGATACAAGTCGTAACAATGATTTAAACGGTATGATGCAAGATGTAGCGAGTAAATTGGCTGCTGAAGATATAGAAGCATTATCTAAATATATATCAAGCCTTAAGTAA
- the yihA gene encoding ribosome biogenesis GTP-binding protein YihA/YsxC, which produces MTESRMDFRKAKFLISAPDIAHLNQYLPGDAGVEIAFAGRSNAGKSSALNMLTDQKGLARTSKTPGRTQLINVFELDEHRRLVDLPGYGFAQVPLALKKKWQHALGEYLQERQCLAGVVVLMDIRHPLKDLDMQMIEWAVESEIPVLALLTKADKMKQSERMKMINEVRKHLGDYDARVKVEAFSSLKGLGKPKVLSILNEWCQPQWLLDAIVAAEEEQGESE; this is translated from the coding sequence GTGACTGAATCTCGTATGGATTTTCGTAAAGCAAAGTTTTTAATTAGTGCTCCTGATATTGCACACCTTAACCAGTATTTACCCGGGGATGCAGGGGTTGAAATCGCGTTTGCAGGTCGCTCAAATGCGGGTAAATCGAGTGCTTTAAACATGTTAACAGACCAAAAAGGATTGGCTCGAACCAGTAAAACACCGGGAAGAACACAATTAATTAATGTGTTTGAGTTAGATGAGCATCGTCGATTGGTGGATCTACCTGGTTATGGTTTTGCTCAAGTACCTTTGGCATTAAAGAAAAAATGGCAACATGCATTAGGTGAGTATTTACAGGAGCGTCAATGTTTGGCTGGTGTCGTAGTATTGATGGATATTAGGCACCCGCTTAAAGATCTCGACATGCAGATGATAGAATGGGCCGTTGAAAGTGAAATTCCTGTCCTTGCTCTGCTAACTAAAGCAGATAAGATGAAGCAAAGTGAGCGAATGAAAATGATTAACGAGGTGAGAAAGCACCTAGGTGATTATGATGCTCGAGTTAAAGTTGAGGCTTTCTCATCGCTAAAAGGGTTAGGTAAACCTAAGGTTCTAAGTATTTTGAATGAATGGTGCCAACCGCAGTGGTTATTGGATGCGATTGTGGCAGCCGAAGAAGAGCAAGGTGAGAGTGAATAA
- the polA gene encoding DNA polymerase I translates to MPKIAENPLILVDGSSYLYRAYYAPPHLTNSKGEATGAVYGVINMLRSLLNQYKPSQMAVVFDAKGKTFRNDMYQEYKAQRPPMPDDLRTQIEPLHNIIRALGLPLICISGVEADDVIGTIATQASQAGRAVLISTGDKDMAQLVDANVTLINTMTNTVMGPEEVSEKFGVGPELIIDLLALQGDKADNIPGLPGVGEKTAVAMLTGAGSVKHILANPDNIPALGFRGSKTMPAKLAEHGDMLKLSYELATIKLDVEMEQDWRKLDVTPANKDELIKYYAEMEFKRWLADVLDNKGATTTDSDGLADESVSTPDIVTEYETILTHEALDKWINILSEAELIAIDTETTSLNYMVANLVGISFATEPGKAAYLPLAHDYLDAPEQLDFTEAISKLKPLLENPKLKKVGQNLKYDISIFANVGIKLQGVAFDTMLESYVFNSVASKHNMDDLALKYLGHKNIAFEDIAGKGVKQITFNQIPLETAAPYAAEDADITLRLHQHLWPRLQKDPSLAAVFSDIELPLIQILSKVERQGVLIDSMMLAQQSEEIAISIDKLEQDAFEIAGEIFNLSSPKQLQVLFFEKLGYPIIKKTPKGAPSTAEEVLVELALDYPLPKIILQHRSLAKLKSTYTDKLPLMVNAKTGRVHTSYHQANAATGRLSSSEPNLQNIPIRTEEGRRIRHAFIAQEGKKILAADYSQIELRIMAHLSQDSGLLTAFAEGKDIHKATAAEVFDVDFSEVTTEQRRRAKAVNFGLIYGMSAFGLARQLDIPRVEAQKYIDTYFARYPGVLKYMEDTRAEAAELGYVSTLYGRRLYLPAIKDRNAMRRQAAERAAINAPMQGTAADIIKKAMINIDKWIESETQGEIIMIMQVHDELVFEVDSDKAEALQLKVCQMMADAVSLDVELLAEAGIGDNWEQAH, encoded by the coding sequence ATGCCGAAAATTGCCGAAAACCCCTTAATTCTTGTGGATGGTTCCTCATACCTCTATCGAGCCTATTACGCTCCTCCCCACCTAACAAACTCGAAAGGCGAAGCCACTGGTGCAGTATATGGTGTGATTAACATGCTTCGTAGTTTACTTAATCAATATAAACCAAGCCAGATGGCGGTGGTTTTCGATGCAAAAGGTAAAACCTTCCGTAATGATATGTACCAAGAATACAAGGCACAACGTCCGCCAATGCCTGATGATTTACGGACACAAATAGAGCCATTACATAATATTATACGCGCTTTAGGCCTGCCTCTTATTTGTATTTCGGGCGTCGAAGCGGATGATGTCATAGGGACGATTGCGACACAAGCAAGTCAAGCAGGACGAGCAGTATTAATCAGTACAGGCGATAAAGACATGGCTCAGCTAGTCGACGCTAATGTCACATTAATTAACACCATGACCAATACAGTCATGGGCCCAGAAGAAGTCTCAGAAAAGTTCGGTGTCGGACCTGAATTGATTATTGACCTGCTGGCACTCCAAGGTGATAAGGCAGATAACATTCCCGGTTTACCGGGTGTCGGTGAAAAAACAGCGGTTGCCATGCTAACTGGTGCCGGAAGCGTCAAACACATTCTTGCCAACCCCGATAACATTCCAGCCCTAGGATTCAGAGGCTCGAAAACCATGCCGGCTAAACTCGCTGAACATGGAGATATGCTGAAACTCTCATATGAACTTGCTACGATCAAACTTGATGTTGAAATGGAACAAGATTGGAGAAAACTTGACGTCACACCTGCTAATAAAGATGAGCTCATCAAATATTATGCAGAGATGGAGTTTAAACGTTGGTTAGCTGACGTGTTAGATAACAAAGGTGCGACTACAACAGATTCTGACGGTCTAGCTGATGAGTCAGTTTCAACACCAGACATCGTCACTGAATATGAAACAATTTTGACCCATGAAGCATTAGACAAATGGATAAATATTCTATCTGAAGCTGAACTGATAGCCATAGACACTGAAACCACTAGCCTCAATTACATGGTGGCAAACTTAGTCGGTATATCATTTGCTACTGAACCCGGTAAGGCGGCTTACCTACCATTAGCCCACGACTATCTTGATGCACCTGAACAACTCGATTTCACTGAAGCAATCAGCAAGCTTAAACCCCTCCTTGAAAATCCAAAGCTAAAGAAAGTCGGGCAAAACCTGAAGTATGACATCAGTATTTTTGCCAATGTAGGTATCAAGTTACAAGGCGTTGCCTTTGACACTATGCTCGAATCCTATGTCTTTAACTCAGTCGCCTCCAAACACAACATGGACGATTTAGCACTGAAGTACTTAGGCCATAAAAATATTGCTTTCGAGGATATCGCTGGTAAGGGAGTAAAACAAATAACCTTCAACCAGATCCCATTGGAAACGGCTGCACCCTATGCCGCTGAAGACGCTGATATTACCTTAAGATTACATCAACACCTTTGGCCTAGATTACAAAAAGACCCGAGCTTAGCCGCTGTTTTTTCAGACATCGAGCTACCTCTCATTCAAATACTCTCAAAAGTGGAACGCCAAGGCGTACTGATTGATAGCATGATGCTAGCTCAACAAAGTGAAGAGATAGCCATATCCATTGACAAACTTGAACAAGATGCGTTTGAGATCGCAGGAGAGATTTTTAACTTAAGCTCACCAAAGCAACTACAAGTACTCTTTTTTGAAAAATTAGGTTATCCCATTATTAAAAAAACCCCTAAAGGAGCCCCCTCCACTGCCGAAGAAGTACTCGTCGAACTCGCACTGGATTATCCTCTACCTAAGATAATCTTACAGCATCGAAGTTTAGCTAAACTCAAAAGCACATACACCGACAAGCTACCACTCATGGTCAATGCTAAAACGGGTCGGGTGCATACCAGTTATCATCAAGCTAATGCCGCAACCGGTCGTTTATCTTCTAGTGAGCCTAACCTACAAAACATCCCAATTCGTACCGAAGAAGGACGGCGTATTCGTCACGCTTTCATCGCCCAAGAGGGCAAAAAAATACTCGCCGCTGATTACTCTCAAATTGAATTAAGGATCATGGCACACCTATCACAAGATAGCGGGCTATTAACCGCTTTCGCTGAAGGTAAAGATATCCATAAAGCGACGGCTGCCGAAGTATTCGATGTCGATTTCAGCGAAGTCACAACAGAGCAAAGACGTCGAGCTAAGGCCGTCAATTTCGGTTTAATTTATGGTATGTCTGCGTTTGGCTTGGCACGTCAACTCGATATTCCACGCGTTGAAGCACAAAAATATATAGATACCTACTTTGCACGTTACCCTGGTGTACTCAAATATATGGAAGACACCCGAGCTGAAGCTGCAGAGCTTGGCTACGTCTCTACTCTCTACGGCCGCAGGCTCTATCTCCCCGCCATAAAAGATAGAAACGCGATGCGACGACAAGCCGCTGAACGCGCCGCCATCAACGCCCCCATGCAGGGAACTGCAGCAGATATCATCAAGAAAGCGATGATTAATATCGACAAATGGATTGAATCTGAGACCCAAGGTGAAATCATCATGATCATGCAAGTGCATGATGAATTAGTATTTGAGGTCGACAGTGATAAAGCTGAAGCATTGCAGCTGAAAGTGTGCCAAATGATGGCTGATGCAGTCAGCTTGGATGTTGAACTCTTGGCAGAAGCTGGCATAGGAGACAACTGGGAGCAAGCTCATTAA
- the elbB gene encoding isoprenoid biosynthesis glyoxalase ElbB, with amino-acid sequence MKKMAVLLSGAGVYDGSEIHESVLAMLALSKLGAQYQCFAPNINQMHVVNHLSGEVAENENRNVLVESARIARGEIKVTDELDISLFDGLIIPGGFGAAKNLCNFATKGSDCEVSPEVSKFITQFVETKKPIGFICIAPIMIPRLYDKGASGTIGADVETVKAFNAMGGQHQEANAQEIVVDEERKLVSTPAYMLAGSIAEANIGIEKLVKKVLEMA; translated from the coding sequence ATGAAAAAAATGGCAGTGTTGTTGAGTGGAGCAGGTGTTTACGATGGTAGCGAAATCCACGAATCTGTATTAGCGATGTTAGCTCTGTCTAAGTTAGGGGCACAATATCAGTGTTTTGCTCCAAACATTAACCAAATGCACGTGGTTAACCATCTGAGTGGTGAAGTCGCAGAAAATGAAAATCGTAATGTTTTAGTCGAGTCTGCGCGGATTGCTCGAGGAGAGATAAAAGTGACAGATGAGCTCGATATTTCTCTTTTTGATGGGCTTATTATTCCTGGTGGATTTGGTGCAGCAAAAAACCTGTGCAATTTTGCCACTAAAGGGAGTGATTGTGAGGTGTCACCTGAAGTGAGTAAGTTTATCACTCAATTTGTCGAGACGAAAAAGCCCATTGGCTTTATTTGTATTGCTCCAATCATGATCCCTAGACTGTATGACAAAGGTGCAAGTGGCACGATAGGGGCAGATGTTGAGACAGTCAAAGCATTTAACGCCATGGGCGGCCAACATCAAGAAGCTAATGCACAAGAGATTGTTGTTGATGAAGAGAGAAAATTGGTCAGCACGCCTGCCTATATGTTAGCTGGAAGTATTGCTGAGGCCAATATTGGTATTGAAAAATTAGTTAAAAAAGTGCTTGAAATGGCCTAA